From Vigna angularis cultivar LongXiaoDou No.4 chromosome 11, ASM1680809v1, whole genome shotgun sequence:
GCATGTCTGACATTACTCACAACGTGAGCTCTGAAGTGCAACCACATATGATCAATggccactacatctgcatctggaACCGTAGTCGGTGATCGTGGAATGTCTTGCTGAAACCCAAATTGCCTCAGCACACGCTCAGGCAAATGACGACAAAGGGTGTCACCAATCCGAATCCATCCAGAATACATACAGATGCCGAAGAATGGCCGAATGCCCCGATGCCCCTCATACGGATGCCATACAACTCCACTGTATGTCAGCGCATCCAACTGTGATCGAATCTCTGTGAGAGTGGAACTCTGCCTAGGGCTCTGCCACCTCATGGCACGTGGTGTGGTGTCATCGTAAGAAGCTACCAACCGCCTCCTCCCCATACTAGGGAAATGTTCGTATATCCaactctaaaaaataattattcaattaaatttcatccatcttcgaacatggaaataaatacatgaaataaatgTCAAAGTTATAACTGTACCTGAAATAGAGTCAAATATCCAGCCATCTGCTTCGTGGAGGCGAGACTCGCATCCCCGAGCTGGTCGTACAAATAGGCGAGTGCAGCAACACCCCAGGCATATCTGTCACACGCGTGTACGTCTCTAAATAACAATAAGTAAGACACGCGTATAGAACTGGCACTCTTATTTGCAAAAATTGTGCATCCTACTAGATGCAACAAATATGCTCTAGTAGCATAGTCCCAATGCTGCGACTCACACCTCTgaacatatatctctctaagccaGCTGAGTCTGACTTTCGGACCACATGCGTCCTCCATCTCAGAACCTGATGTGCCACCATCAACGCCGAGTAGTTGCACAAGGGCTGTACGAGCCTCCTCAAACTCCAACTCCTCCAAATCACACATTTGCCCCATCACGGGCAGGTGAAGTAATGTCGAGACGTCATCAAGAGTAATCGACATCTCCCCTATAGGGAGATGGAAACTACTGGTCTCAAAATGCCACCTCTCTATGAATCCGAGGAGTAACCCCTTATCAACGTAATCATAACAAATCCCTGTAAGAGGCATCAAACTGGAATTCAACACAATGTCTTGAATTCCCTCGTGGCATGGTcctaacttatttacttttttttcgtGGGAGATCAACTTCAGTGTGTCCCCTCGATCCTacacatcaatatttaataaattttctattaaaaaaataataaaataaattttatttttgcactcACCCGGCCTTGGGAAATAGCATAAGCTacatgctgaacatagtgcGTCAGCAATGAATGATCGTGTGGACCTCCAGGAAATCCAGCGACATCCTCTTGTATGTCATGAACATCTGCATGCTCCTCCTCATCGTCATCATCGTTACGGGCCTGAAATGCATTCTCCTCTCCATGAGTCTCATACGCCTCATATGTTTATTCCTCAACGACTCGCTCCTCAGCTATGGGGTCATGCTGGATAGGAGCTGCCCGACTTCTACGAGCAGAAACGGTAGGTCTTCTTCGAGCTTCGCCCTGCGACGAACTCTCTCCTCGAGAACTCTCTCCTCGAGAACTCTCACCTCGAGAATTAAAAGATGCACCACGTGTTCTTGCCATTTCTaacaataattagtttatttaatttcaaaaattaaaataaattattgtttcaaatatcattaataaactataaaaaatgcaattcaaaataaattaaactaataataattaatttattaacttacaacaaaaattaaataaaagaaacaattagctaattaattaaaataatatatttaaatacattttcatttaattattattaaattaattattattacaaatacaaatttactataaataaaataaatacaaatacaaatttactaatattaaataaattaaattgataatatttattttaagaaataaaaataatttaaatatataaaagttttcgtatctaattcttaatcaatttatttacaaactacaaataaaaaattttataaaatattcaaataataatctaagtcaaaagaaaatttaaaaacatttaacaataacaataaatatatcaaatatataaatatatatttcagttataataatttaaaaacaataaaaaaaataaaaaaaatgcagcaCAGCCGAAACGGATGTGGGACATCCGTTTGCCTTCGacggatatcccacatccgtcGACGGAAGTCGGACATCCGTCGAAGGCAAACGGATGTCCCACATTCGTTTTAGCCTTTCGTGCACAGTAAAATCGTCGACAGAGCACGGGGTGAAAGAACCAACCTGGAACGCAGATCTGCTCTTCCACGCTGTTCCTCCGCACACGCTATTCCTCCGCACCAGTCTTGCTCCACACCAAACGATCTTCTACAAAAAcgaaaaacaaagaagaaagaagaaatggagaaaaatggagaagTTGGAGAGGTTACGGAAGTGAGGGAGAGGTTACGGAAGTGAGAAGTGAGAGATGGAAATGAAAGGTTGGTAGGTGTAGGGCAgtaaatgaaaagtaaaaaatttttactttaggatataattgaaattatataaaattgagttaggacataattggaattatataaaattggggaggtggagggagaagtaCGTGGGGGTGGAGGGAACAACGccctaaataaaaatacaaatactcTAACTTGAAGCACCAGTGGTAGAATAGTATTCTGCTACGGTACACCGcattttctttttcgtttttttttctaaatatggATGATAATATTCATTTGATAAATGTAGGGTTTGATTCGAGAAAGCTGGAATCAAATAAAGGGtttaaagaaaagtaaaatagtaGGGTATATCCTGATACTGAACCTGTGATCagaattttgattattttgtatACTTTGAAGGTTCCAATTGGTTTGGCCTTGTATGATGATAATGGTTCATATATTGGCAATATCTCTCAGTGGAAAATGTGACGTAAACATTATTAGGATGAAGCATCATCATGCATAAATAAAGTCACCTTAGTTTATGTGGATGTAGCGTCATcagattcaattattttaactttgcattccatattttaaaaccaaattGATTTGTCACAGGATTATCTTAGTTGAAGGATAAAATGTTAATGTGCCCATAAGaaaagttttactttttaaattattagaaaTGTTACTGTTTTTATGTGTTTCTGGTGGGGTAAAGGTTTAACTCTTCACCATACTCCAAGTCTCTAAAGGAGTCAAAGATAATTCTTCATGTTAATGATGGTTAACTGTGTGAGAGATTAACAGTAGAAGACAATCTGATGCTTAAGTTAATATATGATTTTCGgttagcaaaatgattaatGCATATTGTGCacatgatatttaaaaaaaattttattta
This genomic window contains:
- the LOC108333782 gene encoding protein MAINTENANCE OF MERISTEMS-like; translation: MARTRGASFNSRGESSRGESSRGESSSQGEARRRPTVSARRSRAAPIQHDPIAEERARNDDDDEEEHADVHDIQEDVAGFPGGPHDHSLLTHYVQHVAYAISQGRDRGDTLKLISHEKKVNKLGPCHEGIQDIVLNSSLMPLTGICYDYVDKGLLLGFIERWHFETSSFHLPIGEMSITLDDVSTLLHLPVMGQMCDLEELEFEEARTALVQLLGVDGGTSGSEMEDACGPKVRLSWLREIYVQRCESQHWDYATRAYLLHLVGCTIFANKSASSIRVSYLLLFRDVHACDRYAWGVAALAYLYDQLGDASLASTKQMAGYLTLFQSWIYEHFPSMGRRRLVASYDDTTPRAMRWQSPRQSSTLTEIRSQLDALTYSGVVWHPYEGHRGIRPFFGICMYSGWIRIGDTLCRHLPERVLRQFGFQQDIPRSPTTVPDADVVAIDHMWLHFRAHVVSNVRHAASPSDCVDGYIQWFRRVSHPYIIVAADDARPALAPRQRPDVPREARPHRRSSPPSPSGALARFRRMARMLQSLISCRHVTEGTVAHQVSVDLLQIANEGIDEYSTTRREQRHVRGRRSTSN